Proteins encoded together in one Oncorhynchus mykiss isolate Arlee chromosome 7, USDA_OmykA_1.1, whole genome shotgun sequence window:
- the LOC110528530 gene encoding P2Y purinoceptor 1 — MSDDNSTHVLNMTACEGINLRFTHRFLPAVFMLVFVVGTFANFCGLKTVCTSWKKIGSINIFILNLGIADLLYLFTLPFLVVYYALNSKWIFGQTFCKITRFCFNLNLYGSIGFLTCISIYRYLGIVHPMKVMGKIHTRHSVSISFLVWILVFIQILPDMFFDKTAQNSSYSCYDSTADDFIKDYLPYSIGWTITGFVIPLLIILACYGHIVMVLATKANVNTLLKQRCLKLVIILTVLFSICFIPYHVLRNLNLKIRILKMEGTCKASFDDIYVAHQISRGLVCMNSAINPLIYLVGNDDFIMRFHNLSKQARMSLVQWTGAVIYRNTPEADPATE, encoded by the coding sequence ATGTCAGATGACAACAGCACACACGTTCTCAACATGACCGCATGTGAAGGAATTAACCTTCGTTTTACGCACAGATTTTTACCTGCTGTGTTCATGCTGGTGTTTGTCGTCGGGACATTTGCAAACTTCTGTGGGTTAAAAACTGTTTGTACAAGCTGGAAGAAAATTGGGAGTATAAACATATTCATTCTCAACCTTGGAATAGCTGACTTGCTGTACTTATTTACCTTACCATTTTTGGTTGTCTATTACGCGCTAAACAGTAAATGGATATTTGGACAAACATTCTGCAAGATCACGAGATTCTGCTTCAATTTGAATCTCTATGGCAGCATTGGGTTCCTGACATGCATTAGTATCTATCGATACCTCGGTATTGTGCACCCAATGAAAGTGATGGGAAAAATCCACACTCGCCACTCAGTGTCAATAAGTTTTCTTGTCTGGATTTTGGTTTTCATTCAGATACTTCCCGATATGTTCTTTGACAAGACAGCGCAAAATTCCTCATATTCGTGCTATGACTCGACAGCCGACGACTTTATCAAGGATTACCTTCCGTACAGTATTGGCTGGACCATTACCGGATTCGTTATACCATTACTGATCATTCTGGCTTGCTATGGACATATAGTAATGGTCCTTGCCACCAAAGCCAatgtcaatactttgttgaaacaaCGATGTCTAAAACTAGTCATCATCTTGACTGTGCTGTTCTCAATTTGCTTTATCCCTTATCATGTTTTGAGAAATCTAAATTTGAAAATAAGGATTTTGAAAATGGAAGGCACCTGCAAAGCAAGCTTCGATGATATTTATGTTGCTCATCAAATCAGCCGCGGTTTGGTTTGCATGAATAGCGCAATCAATCCGTTAATTTATTTAGTTGGAAATGATGATTTCATCATGCGTTTTCATAATCTCAGCAAACAAGCCAGGATGTCTCTTGTTCAATGGACTGGTGCTGTGATTTACCGCAATACACCCGAGGCAGATCCAGCAACAGAATAA